One window of the Mixophyes fleayi isolate aMixFle1 chromosome 6, aMixFle1.hap1, whole genome shotgun sequence genome contains the following:
- the LOC142161556 gene encoding uncharacterized protein LOC142161556 produces MSSAPSSLGLLSGYNSSSSDEEEVIDKSSCTARSKLKSFANVASSSEDEAENHNKKETAAEPLPCPLPSFRLPAPRLGTQSGMSSGSVFSNPFRDEQQVQRTILERHVKLSDSNWAKSGKGACLAYQRDGRCRYGTKCKYSHGSDLPQGTSVSAQREIQGKELSDEAWEVNPESWKGGDVVSAEVQGKEIQAERGKRKKPGLGNTLIPPKKSLKNYEKQLSTERPWAL; encoded by the exons ATGAGCTCTGCTCCATCCTCTCTGGGTCTTCTCTCAGGATACAACTCTTCCAGTTCAGATGAAGAGGAAGTCATTGACAAATCATCTTG cactgCTCGCTCCAAATTGAAATCATTTGCTAATGTTGCCTCCAGCAGTGAAGATGAGGCTGAAAATCATAACAAAAAAGaaactgctgcagaacctcttccTTGTCCCCTTCCCTCATTCCGCCTCCCTGCACCTCGCCTCGGTACACAGAGTGGTATGAGCTCTGGCAGTGTTTTTTCAAACCCATTCCGAGATGAGCAACAGGTACAGAGGACAATCCTGGAGCGACATGTCAAACTGAGTGATAGCAACTGGGCAAAGAGTGGAAAAGGGGCCTGTCTGGCTTACCAGAGAGACGGGCGATGTCGCTACGGAACAAAATGCAAATATAGCCATGGGAGTGACTTGCCTCAGGGGACCTCTGTGTCTGCACAGAGAGAAATTCAGGGAAAAGAGTTGAGTGATGAAGCCTGGGAGGTGAATCCAGAGAGTTGGAAAGGGGGCGATGTAGTGTCTGCGGAAGTACAAGGTAAAGAAATTCAAGCTGAAAGGGGGAAGAGGAAAAAGCCAGGACTTGGTAACACTCTGATTCCACCTAAAAAATCATTGAAAAACTATGAGAAGCAACTGTCAACTGAGAGACCCTGGGCCTTGTAA